A single window of Nocardia sp. NBC_01327 DNA harbors:
- a CDS encoding LysR family transcriptional regulator, with protein MDLARHLRYFLVVADELHFGRAAELLGMAQPPLSQSIQRLERELGVPLFDRSHRRVELTVAGSLLIDEARRMLAAEERLRTVMRKARAGDLGTLRAGVPPDLSAPVLHALLSRIDAEIPGLTVDLLELTTAEQLRMLDTSSLDVGMVDHPIGRPDLQHGSGVELPLGVVLPRTSPLARSAEIELADLTGHDLVLFPRETAPDWHDLLLERCREHGFAPARIRHARNPEFLLGLVLAGHGVALDQESTARREPRVTWRPLAGRPLRRHLSMVWPSTGTHPAATRFAELATRVVAGDMARTPLAAPGAAAPWSVVYTPHLRN; from the coding sequence GTGGATTTGGCCCGGCACCTGCGCTACTTCCTGGTCGTCGCCGATGAGTTGCATTTCGGCCGGGCCGCCGAGCTGCTCGGGATGGCGCAGCCGCCGCTGAGCCAGTCGATTCAGCGACTCGAACGTGAGCTCGGGGTGCCGCTGTTCGACCGTTCGCACCGCCGGGTGGAACTCACCGTGGCGGGCAGCCTGCTGATCGACGAGGCGCGGCGAATGCTCGCCGCCGAGGAACGATTGCGCACTGTCATGCGCAAGGCGCGGGCGGGCGATCTCGGGACGCTGCGCGCCGGGGTGCCGCCGGATCTCTCCGCACCCGTGCTGCACGCGCTACTGAGCCGCATCGATGCCGAAATACCCGGTCTCACAGTGGATCTGCTGGAATTGACCACAGCGGAACAACTTCGGATGCTCGATACCTCGAGCCTGGATGTGGGGATGGTGGATCATCCGATCGGCCGTCCCGACCTGCAGCACGGCAGCGGCGTCGAACTGCCGCTGGGCGTCGTGCTGCCGCGCACCTCACCGCTGGCACGGTCGGCGGAGATCGAGCTCGCCGATCTGACCGGGCACGATCTGGTGCTCTTCCCGCGCGAAACCGCACCCGATTGGCACGATCTGCTGCTGGAGCGCTGCCGTGAGCACGGTTTCGCACCCGCTCGAATTCGGCACGCCCGGAATCCGGAATTTCTGCTCGGCCTGGTGCTGGCCGGGCATGGGGTAGCTCTCGATCAGGAATCTACCGCACGCCGTGAGCCCAGAGTGACATGGCGACCGCTCGCGGGCCGCCCATTGCGCCGTCACCTGTCCATGGTGTGGCCGAGCACCGGCACCCATCCGGCGGCTACTCGATTCGCCGAGCTGGCCACCCGGGTGGTCGCCGGGGATATGGCGCGCACCCCACTGGCCGCGCCGGGTGCGGCAGCTCCGTGGTCCGTCGTCTACACGCCGCACCTACGGAACTGA